A genomic stretch from Antarcticibacterium flavum includes:
- a CDS encoding DUF4230 domain-containing protein: MEYLFIGLAAGAILAYFIFARFNKYRSKERADEQSVILMDKIRSVCKFITVEGDFSEIYHYENLKEKYMSLLLGKKKAIVLINAKAHIGFDLSKIRMESDNEAKKIILTNFPQPELLTVETDFKYYDKREGWANPFTTSDLTDINRDAKKHIVDKIPQSGLIEKARSEALSTILLIEKIVETIGWKLDYTALTADVKEDRAKLH, translated from the coding sequence ATGGAGTATCTTTTTATAGGACTTGCCGCAGGCGCTATACTCGCGTATTTCATTTTCGCGAGGTTCAATAAATACCGAAGCAAAGAGCGGGCAGATGAGCAATCTGTGATCTTAATGGATAAGATTAGGAGCGTTTGTAAGTTCATTACCGTTGAGGGGGATTTTTCTGAAATATATCATTACGAGAACCTCAAGGAAAAATATATGAGCCTCCTACTTGGCAAGAAAAAGGCCATTGTACTAATCAATGCCAAAGCTCATATTGGTTTTGATCTCAGTAAAATTAGGATGGAAAGTGACAATGAAGCCAAAAAGATCATCCTTACCAACTTCCCCCAACCGGAGCTTTTAACTGTGGAAACAGATTTTAAGTATTATGATAAACGTGAAGGCTGGGCAAATCCTTTCACTACATCAGATCTTACAGATATCAATCGTGACGCAAAAAAACACATTGTAGATAAGATCCCCCAGAGCGGACTTATAGAAAAAGCCAGAAGCGAGGCACTTTCAACTATTCTACTTATCGAGAAGATCGTAGAAACCATAGGCTGGAAACTCGATTATACCGCTCTTACCGCAGATGTTAAGGAAGACCGGGCAAAATTACACTAG
- a CDS encoding MutS-related protein — protein MIWNNLKPSMKAVDFYKEEINEQEKHLAQANRQLNISSLLRLFVFLLAAYGVYYFFDTPRISGLIAIVGIGMFLFLVSRHTDLKYKRDKVKELVSLNELELRVLKRDFQELPTGKEFDDPLHAYSQDIDLFGQGSFFQYMNRTALKEGTRRLAGLLKENSIDNIPAKQDAIKELAGMVKWRQEYTALAKLVKTETPSYQVLDWFRNYKTFVPAFAKWLPAVFSVISGIAIAAYVLEYITGLQLFLWFLAGLMITGIYFKKVNLLSGSVNKVQDTFHQYHQLLGLIEKTKFSSQILKEKTEPIISGHRKASKVSKKFSRAIDSLEQRNNFLMGVLLNGFMLWDLRQSYKLEKWLVKNKHHVENWFEIIEFFDAYNSLGNFAFNHQEYTVPGIGDGKFTIKATALAHPLLDPEKRVANDFAIEIENFFIITGANMAGKSTFLRTVSLQIVMANLGLPVCAESCEYNPIKLITSMRTTDSLSDDESYFFSELKRLQYIVGEIKTDKYFIILDEILKGTNSTDKAIGSRKFIQKLVNSKSTGIIATHDLSLCEVSNELPQVKNYYFDAEIINDELHFDYRFKTGICQNMNASFLLKKMQIVD, from the coding sequence ATGATCTGGAACAATCTTAAACCAAGCATGAAAGCTGTAGATTTTTATAAAGAAGAAATAAACGAGCAGGAAAAACATCTTGCCCAGGCCAACCGGCAACTTAATATTTCCAGCCTTTTAAGGCTTTTTGTTTTTTTACTGGCAGCATACGGAGTCTATTACTTCTTTGATACTCCCAGGATCTCGGGGCTTATTGCTATAGTTGGAATTGGAATGTTTCTTTTCCTTGTTTCCCGGCATACAGATCTAAAATACAAAAGAGATAAAGTTAAGGAACTCGTGAGTCTCAATGAGCTTGAGTTGAGAGTGCTAAAGCGAGATTTTCAGGAACTGCCTACCGGAAAGGAATTCGATGATCCCCTGCACGCTTATTCGCAGGATATTGACCTCTTTGGCCAGGGTTCGTTTTTCCAGTATATGAACAGGACGGCCCTTAAAGAGGGAACCCGAAGACTGGCCGGGTTACTGAAAGAAAATTCTATAGACAACATTCCTGCGAAGCAGGATGCGATCAAAGAACTGGCGGGCATGGTGAAATGGCGGCAGGAATATACCGCGCTTGCAAAACTGGTCAAAACTGAAACTCCTTCTTATCAGGTACTGGATTGGTTCAGGAATTATAAGACTTTTGTGCCGGCATTCGCCAAATGGCTGCCGGCTGTTTTTTCGGTTATTTCTGGTATTGCCATAGCAGCATATGTTCTGGAATATATTACCGGATTGCAGCTGTTCCTTTGGTTCCTTGCAGGTTTAATGATCACCGGTATTTATTTTAAAAAGGTGAATTTGCTCTCCGGCAGTGTGAATAAGGTCCAGGACACTTTTCATCAATACCACCAGCTCCTTGGGCTTATAGAAAAGACAAAATTCTCCTCACAAATATTAAAGGAAAAGACAGAGCCTATAATTTCCGGGCATAGGAAAGCTTCAAAGGTCTCAAAGAAATTCTCCCGCGCCATAGATTCCCTGGAGCAGCGCAATAATTTCCTGATGGGGGTGCTCCTCAACGGATTTATGCTCTGGGATCTTCGCCAATCCTACAAACTTGAAAAGTGGCTCGTAAAGAATAAGCATCACGTTGAGAACTGGTTTGAGATCATTGAATTCTTTGATGCTTATAACAGCCTTGGGAATTTTGCTTTTAATCATCAGGAGTATACGGTTCCAGGAATTGGAGATGGAAAATTTACCATTAAAGCCACTGCACTTGCCCATCCCCTTCTTGATCCGGAAAAAAGAGTGGCGAATGATTTTGCGATTGAAATTGAGAATTTCTTTATTATTACCGGAGCGAACATGGCCGGGAAAAGCACCTTCCTGCGCACTGTTTCTCTGCAAATTGTAATGGCAAATCTGGGGCTTCCTGTATGTGCAGAAAGCTGCGAATATAATCCCATCAAGCTTATTACCAGCATGCGGACTACAGATTCCCTTAGCGATGATGAATCCTATTTCTTTTCTGAACTTAAGCGACTGCAATATATCGTCGGCGAGATAAAGACTGACAAATATTTCATTATCCTTGATGAGATCCTGAAAGGGACCAATAGTACAGACAAGGCGATTGGTTCCCGTAAATTTATTCAGAAACTGGTGAACTCCAAATCTACCGGGATCATAGCCACGCACGATCTTAGTCTCTGTGAGGTTTCAAATGAACTGCCACAGGTAAAGAACTATTATTTTGATGCAGAGATCATCAACGATGAACTTCATTTTGACTACCGATTTAAAACCGGGATCTGTCAAAATATGAATGCTTCCTTCCTGCTTAAAAAGATGCAGATTGTAGATTAG
- a CDS encoding mannosyltransferase — translation MGRFLQFNKMPLLLLFTGVLLYSSFAYDLVREDFIKLVTLYAGLFFLSWKLVQLKKTDFWFLATAALLFRLIFIVSLPNLSQDFYRFIWDGRMLVAGWNPYLYLPEDLVATGTGPVEQASELYTGMGELNGSHYTNYPPLNQLIFALAGIFAGKSILGSVIIMRLVIIAADVGILYFGKKLLEHFKLPAYQIFWFVLNPLVIIELTGNLHFEGVMLFFLLASLYFLLKNRWILSGVLLALSVLLKLLPLIFLPLLFNFFRKKLNPSEKALGLGKMLLYYSVVALVIVVGFLPFLSMDTVSNFAASIGLWFQKFEFNASIYYVVRWIGFQVKGYNIIATAGKVLPLVFILLLLVLSFFRRNRSLQQLISTMLLAVIAYFLLATTVHPWYVLTPLLLSVFTRYKFALLWSFLVILSYYAYSNPAYEESYWLIAVEYLAVIGVFGYELFKEWREHRNTERSPAEV, via the coding sequence ATGGGAAGATTTCTTCAATTCAATAAAATGCCGCTGTTACTACTATTTACAGGTGTCCTTCTATATTCTTCCTTTGCATATGATCTTGTAAGGGAGGATTTCATAAAGCTGGTGACATTGTATGCAGGTTTGTTTTTTCTAAGCTGGAAACTGGTGCAGCTTAAAAAGACAGATTTTTGGTTCCTGGCCACTGCTGCCTTACTCTTCAGGCTTATTTTTATAGTGTCCCTACCAAACCTTTCCCAGGACTTTTACAGGTTCATCTGGGATGGCAGGATGTTGGTTGCAGGATGGAATCCTTATTTATACCTGCCGGAAGATCTTGTTGCAACAGGAACAGGACCGGTGGAGCAGGCAAGCGAGCTTTATACGGGAATGGGCGAGCTTAACGGAAGTCATTACACGAATTACCCTCCCCTCAATCAGCTCATCTTTGCCCTGGCCGGAATTTTTGCAGGTAAAAGTATTTTGGGATCGGTTATAATAATGCGGCTGGTGATCATTGCTGCAGATGTTGGTATTCTTTACTTCGGAAAGAAACTACTGGAACATTTTAAACTCCCGGCGTATCAGATATTTTGGTTTGTATTGAATCCGTTGGTGATCATAGAGCTTACCGGAAACCTGCATTTTGAAGGGGTGATGTTATTCTTTTTACTGGCTTCGCTCTATTTTCTGCTAAAGAATAGATGGATACTTAGTGGGGTGCTGCTGGCGCTCTCTGTATTGCTAAAGCTGCTTCCGCTAATATTTCTGCCGCTGCTTTTTAATTTTTTCCGGAAGAAACTGAACCCTTCAGAAAAAGCTTTGGGTTTAGGTAAAATGTTGCTTTACTACTCTGTAGTAGCCCTTGTGATCGTTGTAGGTTTCCTTCCTTTTTTGTCAATGGATACAGTTTCAAACTTCGCAGCCAGCATTGGGCTTTGGTTTCAAAAATTTGAATTCAATGCCAGCATTTATTATGTGGTAAGGTGGATTGGGTTCCAGGTGAAGGGATATAATATTATCGCTACGGCCGGGAAGGTGCTTCCCTTAGTTTTTATACTTCTGCTTTTGGTTCTTAGCTTTTTCAGGAGAAACCGATCCCTTCAGCAGCTTATTTCAACGATGTTATTGGCGGTAATAGCTTACTTCCTGCTTGCCACTACCGTACATCCCTGGTATGTTCTCACTCCCTTACTGCTTTCAGTTTTTACCCGGTACAAATTTGCCTTGCTGTGGTCATTTTTGGTAATTCTAAGTTATTATGCTTATTCCAATCCTGCTTATGAAGAAAGTTATTGGCTTATTGCGGTGGAATATCTTGCAGTAATAGGGGTCTTTGGATATGAGCTTTTTAAAGAATGGAGGGAACATCGAAATACTGAGAGATCACCTGCAGAGGTGTAG
- a CDS encoding MmcQ/YjbR family DNA-binding protein, with translation MDIETIRNYCLKKKGVTEELPFGPDTLVFKVMGKMFATAGLDEVPLRINLKCDPERVPDLRAEYPEHILPGYHMNKKHWNTVLPEGNLPNSLIFGLIDHSYELVVQGLPKKVQAQLNDLEQS, from the coding sequence ATGGACATTGAAACCATCAGAAATTATTGCCTGAAAAAAAAAGGGGTTACAGAAGAACTTCCTTTTGGGCCGGATACTCTTGTTTTCAAGGTGATGGGGAAGATGTTTGCCACTGCAGGCCTTGATGAGGTGCCCTTGCGCATAAACCTAAAATGTGATCCTGAACGTGTACCGGACCTGAGGGCGGAATATCCCGAACATATCCTGCCCGGCTACCATATGAATAAAAAACACTGGAATACGGTACTTCCTGAAGGGAATCTTCCAAATTCCCTTATCTTCGGGCTCATTGATCATTCTTATGAGCTGGTAGTGCAGGGACTGCCTAAAAAAGTTCAGGCTCAACTCAATGATCTGGAACAATCTTAA